A portion of the Candidatus Eisenbacteria bacterium genome contains these proteins:
- a CDS encoding M13 family metallopeptidase: MKRAFLLILAALTLTSAGPAEKPAAPVTAANYLDQFIDPTVDPRQDFFDYSVGRWLKANPIPPAERSWGIAKVVQEETYERLLGITAAAAANRNAARGSNAQKIGDFWQAGLDTAAIERQGYTPIASEFDRIAAVTDLSGLLAAASHLQYIGVNCLFSPAIFQDEKNSDRTVLHLYQGGLGLPNRDYYSDTDDRSKSLRSEYVVHVSRMFGLLGEDSAAARADAGVVMAIETELAAASRKLEQLRDPQANYNRMSLAEVGGLAPSVPWRDYLALQNIRGVDTVVVGQPEFYRQIEKSLGTHSIAEWKTYLRWHLATTFAADAGGAFDAENFRFFGTILNGTPVQRPRWKRVLDATEGYLGDALGQLYVEKYFSPRTKQRYVKLTDDIFAAFRDRIAKLDWMSQATKDRALRKLNSVTRKIGYPEKWRDYSTFEVSRDSYLGNVVRGNVWESEYLIAKLHRPVDRTEWDMTPQTYNAYYNPSNNEIVLPAAIFILPGIADSLVDDAIVYAYAGGTTIGHEITHGFDDEGRQFDEHGNLENWWTPRDEEEFKRRAQGIVRQFDAYIATGDLHVNGAATAGENIADLGGIVLGWEAFQKTEEYRKGAKLGGLTPAQRYFVGWSLGWMNQLRPENIAMRVKTDVHAPSFLRVIGPVSNLPQFYQAFGVRPGDRMYRAPADRVKIW, translated from the coding sequence ATGAAGCGTGCCTTCCTGCTGATCCTTGCGGCGCTGACGCTCACTTCCGCGGGACCGGCGGAGAAGCCCGCCGCGCCCGTCACCGCGGCCAACTACCTCGACCAGTTCATCGATCCGACGGTGGACCCGCGCCAGGACTTCTTCGACTACTCGGTCGGCAGATGGCTGAAGGCCAATCCCATCCCGCCGGCTGAACGGTCGTGGGGCATCGCCAAGGTCGTGCAGGAGGAGACCTACGAGCGCCTTCTCGGCATCACCGCCGCCGCCGCGGCGAACCGGAACGCGGCGCGCGGCAGCAACGCGCAGAAGATCGGTGACTTCTGGCAGGCGGGCCTGGACACGGCCGCGATCGAGCGGCAGGGCTACACCCCGATCGCCTCCGAGTTCGATCGCATCGCCGCGGTGACGGACCTCTCCGGTCTGCTCGCCGCCGCGTCGCACCTTCAGTACATCGGCGTCAACTGCCTGTTCTCGCCGGCGATCTTCCAGGACGAGAAGAACAGCGACCGCACCGTCCTGCACCTGTACCAGGGCGGCCTCGGACTTCCGAACCGCGACTACTACTCGGACACCGACGACCGCTCGAAGTCGCTCCGCAGCGAGTACGTCGTGCACGTGAGCCGGATGTTCGGCCTGCTGGGCGAGGATTCCGCCGCCGCGCGCGCCGACGCGGGCGTCGTCATGGCGATCGAGACCGAGTTGGCCGCCGCCTCACGCAAGCTCGAGCAGCTGCGCGACCCGCAGGCCAACTACAACCGCATGTCACTCGCCGAAGTGGGCGGACTCGCGCCGTCCGTGCCGTGGCGCGACTATCTCGCGCTCCAGAACATTCGCGGCGTGGACACCGTCGTGGTCGGTCAGCCCGAGTTCTACCGCCAGATCGAGAAGTCGCTCGGCACGCACTCCATCGCCGAGTGGAAGACCTACCTGCGATGGCACCTCGCCACGACCTTCGCCGCGGACGCCGGCGGCGCCTTCGACGCCGAGAATTTCCGCTTCTTCGGCACGATCCTCAACGGTACGCCGGTCCAGCGGCCACGCTGGAAGCGCGTCCTCGACGCGACCGAGGGCTACCTCGGCGACGCGCTCGGGCAGCTCTACGTGGAGAAGTACTTCTCGCCACGCACCAAGCAGCGCTACGTGAAGCTCACGGACGACATCTTCGCCGCGTTTCGCGACCGGATCGCGAAGCTCGACTGGATGAGCCAGGCGACGAAGGACCGCGCGCTGCGCAAGCTCAACTCCGTCACGCGCAAGATCGGCTACCCCGAAAAGTGGCGCGACTACTCCACGTTCGAGGTCTCCCGCGATTCGTACCTGGGCAACGTCGTGCGCGGCAACGTCTGGGAGAGCGAGTACCTGATCGCCAAGCTGCACAGGCCGGTGGACCGCACCGAGTGGGACATGACGCCGCAGACCTACAACGCGTACTACAACCCCTCGAACAACGAGATCGTGCTGCCGGCGGCGATCTTCATCCTTCCGGGGATCGCCGATTCGCTCGTGGACGACGCGATCGTGTACGCGTACGCGGGGGGCACGACGATCGGCCACGAGATCACCCACGGCTTCGACGACGAGGGCCGGCAGTTCGACGAGCACGGCAATCTCGAGAACTGGTGGACACCGCGCGACGAGGAGGAGTTCAAGCGTCGCGCGCAGGGGATCGTCCGGCAGTTCGACGCCTACATCGCGACCGGCGACCTGCACGTCAACGGCGCGGCGACCGCGGGCGAGAACATCGCCGACCTGGGAGGCATCGTTCTCGGCTGGGAGGCCTTCCAGAAGACGGAGGAGTATCGCAAGGGCGCGAAGCTCGGAGGCCTGACCCCCGCGCAACGCTACTTCGTCGGCTGGTCCCTGGGCTGGATGAACCAGCTTCGGCCCGAGAACATCGCGATGCGCGTCAAGACGGACGTGCACGCGCCGAGCTTCCTGCGCGTGATCGGTCCCGTCAGCAACCTGCCGCAGTTCTACCAGGCCTTCGGTGTCCGCCCCGGCGACAGGATGTACCGCGCTCCCGCCGACCGCGTGAAGATCTGGTGA
- a CDS encoding extracellular solute-binding protein yields MFRSHGPALAALCAALLTLSAGCAPARKGDGPIVVWCQMDPQERGRFERNVAAYQAVHPGSSFQVVPYDTENLRQQFQTAAAGGGGPQLIFGPSDQVGPLSLLELLLPLDETLPAGFFDRFVPMALDTLDGHIWQAPDQVGNHLMLVYNRKYVGTPPATHDEFLALAKQQTRDGRYGFVMETTEPYWLVPFLAGFGGWVMDARQQPTLDTPAMRRALAYLADLKNSEGIMPRESNYQNAHTLFQEGKAAMIVNGPWSWADYRKAGIDLGIAPLWTLPGGGRATPMIASKGFSINVNCPKSQLPAVIEFVTYCTSPEAELLAADTLGVLPSNKAAYDDPRIQSDPILQASRRGFELGRRMPVVPEMRVLWDVMRPGLQAVMNGSTSPAAAAKKMQADAVQQIAGMKK; encoded by the coding sequence ATGTTCCGCTCGCATGGACCGGCTCTCGCGGCGCTCTGCGCCGCCCTGCTCACGCTGTCCGCCGGCTGCGCGCCGGCAAGAAAAGGCGACGGCCCGATCGTCGTCTGGTGCCAGATGGACCCGCAGGAGCGCGGCCGTTTCGAGCGCAACGTCGCCGCCTACCAGGCCGTTCATCCCGGTTCGTCGTTCCAGGTCGTGCCGTACGACACCGAGAACCTGCGCCAGCAGTTCCAGACGGCCGCGGCCGGCGGAGGCGGGCCGCAGCTCATCTTCGGCCCCTCGGACCAGGTCGGACCGCTGTCGCTGCTCGAGCTGCTGCTGCCGCTCGACGAGACCCTGCCCGCGGGCTTCTTCGACCGCTTCGTGCCGATGGCGCTCGACACCCTGGACGGTCACATCTGGCAGGCGCCGGACCAGGTGGGCAACCACCTCATGCTCGTCTACAACCGCAAGTACGTCGGCACCCCGCCGGCCACCCACGACGAGTTCCTCGCCCTGGCGAAACAGCAGACACGCGACGGGCGCTACGGCTTCGTGATGGAGACGACCGAGCCGTACTGGCTGGTGCCGTTCCTCGCCGGCTTCGGCGGCTGGGTGATGGACGCGCGGCAGCAGCCGACGCTCGACACGCCGGCGATGCGGCGGGCGCTCGCCTACCTCGCCGACCTCAAGAACTCCGAGGGCATCATGCCGCGCGAGTCCAACTACCAGAACGCGCATACGCTCTTCCAGGAAGGCAAGGCGGCGATGATCGTCAACGGGCCGTGGTCGTGGGCCGACTACCGGAAGGCCGGCATCGACCTCGGCATCGCGCCGTTGTGGACGCTGCCTGGCGGTGGCCGCGCGACGCCGATGATCGCGAGCAAGGGATTCTCGATCAACGTCAACTGCCCGAAGTCGCAGCTTCCCGCCGTCATCGAATTCGTCACGTACTGCACCTCCCCGGAAGCGGAGCTGCTCGCCGCCGACACGCTCGGCGTGCTTCCCAGCAACAAGGCCGCCTACGACGATCCTCGCATCCAGTCCGACCCGATCCTGCAGGCGTCCCGCCGTGGTTTCGAGCTGGGAAGGCGCATGCCGGTCGTGCCGGAGATGCGCGTGCTGTGGGACGTCATGCGCCCGGGGCTGCAGGCGGTCATGAACGGGTCCACGAGCCCCGCGGCCGCCGCGAAGAAGATGCAGGCGGACGCCGTGCAGCAGATCGCCGGCATGAAGAAGTAG
- a CDS encoding Ig-like domain-containing protein translates to MRKLATPLLALLLTLVTSPVLAAIPQTIVVDGVNDFDPSNLLGDDTNDTQPGCAPVALPMDLGKIFVTNDANFLYIGIEFSRSCYCDMNLGIALDVGTAGGGTTDPFGRKIGWTNVPFKPDFVIYDVTPTSCNSFNYEVLYKDTLATWQNRSTSINPAWGSGANGLGIVDSVTFKELKIPLSVLGVGSGTNMNLEFWVTQEGSTKGPLDAFCSDDVQMSRGSQTTYDTTAVVQMTCMTPYTVQNAVDNAPPTVQSAQAVNFTVLANRQFSLLTNKIDVQFNEPVELASAQTPGNYAIGGPLSRTVVSAVRDGASSSLVHLTLNSAINANATAYTVTVTGVDDAASNTIVANGTTNVAGFFLQNVTFNADLALPLCAGTFAASDTFAVEGSVAPLSFALCDNGLMYDANLDSVYTVTVPFCLARDPGTSKGSASLEWKLTAKCNTYESFPGNRVYDLSSDNGAGVTLNVAWSNEDPASYTAHPVDVVFRVDASLFNPTGSDVITLVGGALPLTFNQPGVPMLDGGVAPDATAGDKIYTARVSFPACTPKNFGWKVDFNGVYECAGQGDRGVYLDDALYSASTPLILPARGIDRCDVTDKPVTVLFRVNMDPFDPVPADPETLAVMGDRAPLSFDHREAASVLRNDGVFPDAAAGDAFFGRAITFPDSTPFRVEYKYWLDGTFECEAMGNRVLTLDDVNYSTGNPQVNLGTKWNYCTDATDVPVTPVGRAGELFASLRPVMPNPVVRGARFSFELFRAGRVALRIYDVSGRRVASVVDRDLAPGQHTIAWDGRGDDGVRLRSGVYLYELSLDGQRAARRMVLAR, encoded by the coding sequence ATGCGAAAGCTTGCGACTCCGCTTCTCGCGCTGCTCCTGACGCTTGTGACCAGCCCGGTGCTCGCGGCGATCCCGCAGACGATCGTCGTGGACGGCGTCAACGACTTCGACCCGTCCAACCTGCTCGGGGACGACACGAACGACACCCAGCCCGGTTGCGCACCCGTCGCCCTGCCGATGGATCTCGGGAAGATCTTCGTCACCAACGACGCGAACTTCCTCTACATCGGCATCGAGTTCTCGCGCAGTTGCTACTGCGACATGAACCTCGGCATCGCCCTCGACGTGGGCACGGCCGGCGGCGGCACCACCGATCCGTTCGGCCGCAAGATCGGCTGGACGAACGTGCCGTTCAAGCCCGACTTCGTCATTTACGACGTCACCCCGACGAGCTGCAACAGCTTCAACTACGAGGTCCTTTACAAGGACACGCTCGCGACCTGGCAGAACCGTTCGACCTCGATCAATCCGGCCTGGGGCTCCGGAGCCAACGGGTTGGGCATCGTGGACAGCGTCACGTTCAAGGAGCTGAAGATCCCGCTTTCGGTCCTCGGCGTCGGGAGCGGGACGAACATGAACCTCGAGTTCTGGGTCACGCAGGAGGGCTCCACCAAGGGACCGCTCGACGCCTTCTGCAGCGACGACGTGCAGATGTCGCGCGGCAGCCAGACCACCTACGACACGACCGCGGTCGTCCAGATGACGTGCATGACGCCCTACACGGTCCAGAACGCCGTGGATAACGCGCCGCCCACCGTGCAGTCGGCGCAGGCCGTCAACTTCACCGTCCTGGCCAACCGCCAGTTCAGCCTGCTCACGAACAAGATCGACGTGCAGTTCAACGAGCCGGTCGAACTCGCGAGCGCGCAGACGCCGGGCAACTACGCGATCGGCGGGCCGCTGTCCCGAACGGTGGTGAGCGCGGTGCGCGACGGCGCGTCCTCGAGCCTCGTGCACCTGACGCTGAACTCGGCGATCAACGCGAACGCGACCGCCTACACGGTCACCGTCACGGGGGTGGACGACGCCGCCAGCAACACGATCGTCGCGAACGGCACCACCAACGTCGCCGGCTTCTTCCTCCAGAACGTCACCTTCAACGCCGACCTCGCCCTGCCGCTGTGCGCGGGAACCTTCGCCGCCTCCGACACGTTCGCCGTCGAGGGCAGCGTCGCGCCGCTGAGCTTCGCGCTCTGCGACAACGGCCTGATGTACGACGCCAACCTGGACTCGGTCTACACCGTCACGGTGCCGTTCTGCCTGGCGCGCGACCCCGGCACCAGCAAGGGCTCGGCTTCGCTCGAGTGGAAGCTGACGGCGAAGTGCAACACGTACGAGAGCTTCCCGGGCAATCGCGTCTACGACCTGAGCAGCGACAACGGCGCGGGCGTCACGCTCAACGTCGCCTGGAGCAACGAGGACCCGGCGAGTTACACGGCCCATCCGGTGGACGTCGTCTTCCGCGTGGACGCCTCGCTCTTCAATCCGACGGGCAGCGACGTCATCACGCTCGTCGGCGGTGCGCTGCCGCTGACGTTCAATCAACCGGGCGTGCCGATGCTCGACGGCGGCGTCGCTCCGGATGCGACCGCCGGAGACAAGATCTACACGGCGCGTGTTTCGTTCCCGGCCTGCACGCCCAAGAACTTCGGCTGGAAGGTGGACTTCAACGGCGTCTACGAGTGCGCGGGGCAGGGCGATCGCGGGGTCTACCTCGACGACGCGCTGTACAGCGCCTCCACGCCGCTGATCCTGCCGGCGCGCGGCATCGACCGCTGCGACGTCACCGACAAGCCGGTCACCGTGCTCTTCCGCGTGAACATGGATCCGTTCGACCCGGTGCCCGCGGACCCCGAGACGCTGGCGGTCATGGGCGATCGCGCGCCGCTGTCGTTCGACCACCGCGAGGCGGCGTCGGTGCTGCGCAACGACGGCGTCTTCCCCGACGCCGCGGCGGGGGACGCGTTCTTCGGCCGGGCGATCACCTTCCCGGATTCCACCCCGTTCCGTGTCGAGTACAAGTACTGGCTCGACGGCACGTTCGAGTGCGAGGCCATGGGCAATCGAGTTCTGACGCTGGACGACGTCAACTACTCGACCGGCAACCCGCAGGTCAACCTCGGCACGAAGTGGAACTACTGCACCGACGCCACGGACGTTCCCGTCACGCCCGTCGGCCGTGCCGGCGAGTTGTTCGCCTCGCTCCGTCCGGTGATGCCGAACCCGGTGGTGCGCGGCGCCCGCTTCTCGTTCGAGCTCTTCCGGGCGGGCCGGGTGGCCCTGCGGATCTACGACGTCTCGGGCCGCCGGGTCGCCAGTGTCGTGGACCGGGACCTCGCCCCGGGGCAGCACACGATCGCCTGGGACGGCCGGGGCGACGACGGTGTCCGCCTTCGCAGCGGCGTGTACCTGTACGAGTTGTCGCTCGACGGACAGCGCGCCGCACGTCGGATGGTGCTCGCGCGCTGA
- a CDS encoding sugar ABC transporter permease, which translates to MLRAGRTFPYALLLPAVLVMLAVVLFPLGYSFWLAFRNMSLYHFRNPEFVGLEQFRLILSEPVFYALFAKSVIWTVVNVSLHVGLGILLAMLLNGPVVGRGLFRTLLILPWAMPQYISALTWRGMFNYEYGAINLMLRQWLHLPAIPWLSDPFWAFVAPILTNVWLGFPFMMVVALGGLTSIPGEMYEAADLDGANGWEKFRLITLPSLMPVLVPAILLGTIWTFNSTLVIWLVSNGGQPADSTHILVTYIYKVAFTYSRYSYAAAFSVIVFLVLLAFVVYVMRRTSPPERPA; encoded by the coding sequence ATGCTCCGCGCCGGCCGCACGTTTCCCTACGCGCTGCTGCTGCCGGCCGTGCTCGTGATGCTGGCGGTGGTGCTCTTCCCGCTCGGCTACAGCTTCTGGCTCGCGTTCCGGAACATGAGCCTCTACCACTTCCGGAATCCGGAGTTCGTCGGGCTGGAACAGTTCCGGCTGATCCTCTCGGAGCCGGTGTTCTACGCGCTGTTCGCCAAGTCGGTGATCTGGACGGTGGTCAACGTCTCGCTGCACGTCGGCCTGGGAATCCTGCTCGCCATGCTGCTCAACGGCCCCGTGGTCGGCCGGGGACTGTTCCGCACGCTGCTCATCCTGCCGTGGGCGATGCCGCAATACATCTCGGCGCTCACCTGGCGCGGGATGTTCAACTACGAGTACGGCGCCATCAACCTGATGCTCCGGCAGTGGCTGCACCTGCCCGCGATCCCGTGGCTCTCGGATCCGTTCTGGGCGTTCGTGGCGCCGATCCTCACCAACGTCTGGCTCGGCTTCCCGTTCATGATGGTCGTCGCGCTGGGCGGGCTGACGTCCATTCCCGGCGAGATGTACGAGGCGGCCGATCTGGACGGCGCCAACGGCTGGGAGAAGTTCCGGCTCATCACGCTGCCCTCGCTCATGCCGGTCCTCGTGCCGGCGATCCTGCTGGGCACGATCTGGACGTTCAACAGCACGCTGGTCATCTGGCTGGTCTCGAACGGCGGCCAGCCGGCGGATTCGACGCACATCCTGGTGACCTACATCTACAAGGTGGCGTTCACCTACTCGCGCTACTCCTACGCCGCCGCGTTCTCGGTGATCGTCTTTCTGGTGCTCCTCGCGTTCGTCGTCTACGTCATGCGGCGCACGTCGCCGCCGGAGCGGCCGGCGTGA
- a CDS encoding sugar ABC transporter permease — MSGRRTRWTPGRVLVHAFLVFFTLGTVFPILQIVTISLRPSDQLYSTSLALVPDGATLRAYRTMLFERPFLLWLRNSFVVSMAVTLLGVTLASTAAYAFSRFRFPGRQQGLYLFLMTQMFPATMLMLPLYVLLKALHLLDTFAGLIVAYTATALPFCVWTMRGYYDTIPVELEQAAMIDGCTPLQAFTRVTLPLASPALAITALFSFMAAWSEFLVARIVISQQQLYTLPLGLESLAGQFQTEWANYAAGSLLICIPVMVLFVALNRWIVGGLSLGGVKG, encoded by the coding sequence GTGAGCGGGCGGCGGACGCGCTGGACGCCGGGCCGCGTGCTCGTGCACGCGTTCCTCGTTTTCTTCACGCTCGGAACGGTGTTTCCGATCCTGCAGATCGTGACGATCTCCCTGCGTCCGTCCGACCAGCTCTACTCGACCTCGCTGGCGCTCGTTCCCGACGGCGCGACGCTGCGGGCGTACCGCACGATGCTGTTCGAAAGGCCGTTCCTGCTGTGGCTGCGCAACTCGTTCGTCGTCTCGATGGCGGTCACGCTGCTCGGGGTCACCCTCGCCTCGACCGCGGCCTACGCGTTCTCGCGCTTCCGCTTTCCCGGCCGCCAGCAGGGCCTGTACCTGTTCCTGATGACGCAGATGTTTCCCGCCACGATGCTCATGCTGCCGCTGTACGTGCTGCTCAAGGCGCTGCACCTGCTCGACACGTTCGCGGGCCTGATCGTCGCCTACACGGCGACCGCGCTCCCCTTCTGCGTCTGGACCATGCGCGGCTACTACGACACGATTCCGGTCGAGCTGGAGCAGGCGGCGATGATCGACGGCTGCACGCCGCTGCAGGCGTTCACCCGCGTCACCCTGCCGCTCGCGTCCCCGGCGCTGGCCATCACGGCGCTGTTCTCGTTCATGGCGGCGTGGTCGGAGTTCCTCGTCGCCCGCATCGTGATCTCGCAGCAGCAGCTCTACACGCTGCCGCTCGGGCTCGAGAGCCTGGCCGGGCAGTTCCAGACGGAATGGGCGAACTACGCCGCCGGGAGCCTGCTCATCTGCATTCCGGTGATGGTCCTGTTCGTCGCGCTGAACCGCTGGATCGTCGGTGGCCTCAGTCTCGGGGGCGTGAAGGGCTGA
- a CDS encoding isoamylase early set domain-containing protein, with protein MAFQIPLRSARHLALATALAAFALGPAPAAAAPQAVAGGIRFTYSAPNANTVAWAGEFNAWSPSANPLTKGDGGVWSVVIPLKAGEHPYKFVVDGQWFADPENPVTVGEFGNSVVRVGEDGALVKQAATSNTAYSPKITIDGRVHSLTYVAFDPVYSRYEIVRPTFDVDLGFGIRISDLLKARVLTNIDPQKEDVQDYRSRLNFKRGSMDFAQPGLKLFAFSSETIPTWDDPARLVGDVGIYAHPFGYQRDGFLLGATKFGFDGQLLYADNSATGGTEFPGTNKSDTTLFGGRFPIQSMDFSINRGTNRQFVFEADPISAAWKQLRTVRRDSVTFALVQDQFSKLTATDIGDGGAGFGFGDGASDVFATSLRRTLANGLRLGVLGRTDRGFHLGRLSLTRVTSDSTGILWFGQTEQQSFAGGGEARLPLRNGSSVWGEYLQGARRLDMMDRGTRVDFVATGITGTGPSAIRVVNLTTPMGQHFNLDESARLIAGGTWSLAGGDVVLTAEFERQTHTYPAWAMPPVAPAGLANTDHPRFENVDFQRGTYVGQSDLENRMTEWRLRWDRNWRYYLGREVRTSVGLELTDFRYDARTAWEYQMWFPTGNMWLQQDGQVVGVDRLTLLCEDHAYRLTPSLEVPIRRARNVDFHWRGDFTGVKLGLRPRYAENVFQLGFDLTRSLRFSNDTRWVKYDAPALKLDRAYVSNFAQVDYRIAEGIHVAMGWGVSPRVLDPVTNEFANIGREQYLYDRNVNGWIAESNWLSLAPQISAAEKALQNERRLHLEAVVHF; from the coding sequence ATGGCATTCCAGATCCCTCTCCGCTCCGCGCGGCACCTCGCGCTGGCGACCGCCCTGGCGGCCTTCGCGCTCGGGCCGGCGCCGGCCGCCGCCGCGCCGCAGGCCGTGGCGGGCGGCATCCGCTTCACCTATTCCGCGCCGAACGCGAACACCGTCGCGTGGGCGGGCGAGTTCAACGCGTGGTCCCCATCGGCCAACCCCCTCACGAAGGGTGATGGCGGGGTGTGGTCCGTGGTGATCCCGCTCAAGGCGGGCGAGCACCCGTACAAGTTCGTGGTGGACGGCCAGTGGTTCGCCGACCCCGAGAACCCGGTCACCGTGGGCGAGTTCGGAAACAGCGTCGTCCGCGTCGGCGAGGACGGTGCGCTGGTGAAACAGGCGGCCACCTCGAACACCGCCTACAGCCCGAAGATCACGATCGACGGGCGGGTCCACAGTCTGACCTACGTCGCGTTCGACCCCGTCTACTCGCGTTACGAGATCGTGCGCCCGACCTTCGACGTGGACCTCGGATTCGGGATCCGGATCTCGGACCTGCTGAAGGCGCGGGTGCTCACGAACATCGATCCGCAGAAGGAGGACGTGCAGGACTACCGGTCCCGCCTGAACTTCAAGCGCGGCTCGATGGACTTCGCGCAGCCGGGACTGAAGCTGTTCGCCTTCAGCAGCGAGACGATCCCGACGTGGGACGACCCGGCGCGGCTGGTCGGCGACGTCGGCATCTACGCGCATCCCTTCGGCTACCAGCGCGACGGGTTCCTGCTCGGCGCCACGAAGTTCGGCTTCGACGGACAGCTCCTGTACGCGGACAACAGCGCCACCGGCGGCACCGAGTTCCCCGGCACCAACAAGTCCGACACCACGCTCTTCGGGGGCCGCTTCCCCATCCAGTCCATGGACTTCTCGATCAATCGCGGCACGAATCGGCAGTTCGTCTTCGAGGCGGATCCGATCAGCGCGGCCTGGAAGCAACTGCGCACCGTGCGACGCGACTCGGTCACGTTCGCGCTCGTGCAGGACCAGTTCTCGAAGCTGACGGCCACCGACATCGGCGACGGCGGCGCGGGCTTCGGGTTCGGCGACGGCGCCTCGGACGTCTTCGCCACGTCGCTGCGTCGGACGCTGGCGAACGGCCTGCGGCTGGGCGTGCTGGGTCGAACGGACCGCGGCTTCCACCTCGGGCGCCTCTCGCTGACCCGGGTGACGTCGGATTCCACCGGCATCCTGTGGTTCGGTCAGACCGAACAGCAGTCCTTCGCCGGCGGTGGGGAGGCCCGCCTGCCGCTGAGGAACGGTTCGTCCGTGTGGGGCGAGTACCTGCAGGGCGCCCGCAGGCTCGACATGATGGACCGCGGCACGCGCGTGGACTTCGTCGCGACCGGCATCACCGGCACCGGGCCCTCCGCGATTCGCGTGGTGAACCTGACGACGCCGATGGGCCAGCACTTCAACCTCGACGAGAGCGCGCGGCTGATCGCCGGCGGCACGTGGTCGCTGGCCGGGGGTGACGTCGTGCTGACCGCCGAGTTCGAGCGGCAGACGCACACCTACCCCGCGTGGGCGATGCCGCCGGTCGCGCCGGCGGGCCTCGCGAACACGGATCATCCCCGCTTCGAGAACGTGGACTTCCAGCGTGGGACCTACGTGGGCCAGTCCGATCTCGAGAATCGCATGACCGAATGGCGGCTGCGCTGGGATCGCAACTGGCGTTACTACCTCGGACGCGAGGTCCGCACCTCGGTCGGGCTCGAACTGACGGACTTCCGCTACGATGCACGCACCGCGTGGGAGTACCAGATGTGGTTCCCGACCGGGAACATGTGGCTGCAGCAGGACGGCCAGGTCGTCGGCGTGGACCGGCTGACGCTGCTGTGCGAGGACCATGCCTACCGGCTGACGCCCTCGCTCGAGGTGCCGATCCGCCGGGCACGCAACGTGGATTTCCACTGGCGTGGAGACTTCACCGGCGTGAAGCTCGGGCTGCGGCCGCGTTACGCGGAAAACGTCTTCCAGCTCGGCTTCGACCTGACGCGGTCGCTGCGGTTCTCGAACGACACGCGTTGGGTCAAGTACGACGCGCCGGCGCTGAAGCTGGATCGGGCCTATGTGAGCAACTTCGCGCAGGTCGACTACCGGATCGCCGAGGGCATCCACGTCGCCATGGGCTGGGGGGTCTCGCCGCGCGTGCTCGACCCGGTGACCAACGAGTTCGCCAACATCGGCCGGGAGCAGTATCTGTACGACCGCAACGTCAACGGCTGGATCGCCGAATCCAACTGGCTGAGCCTCGCGCCGCAGATCTCGGCGGCCGAGAAGGCGCTGCAGAACGAACGCCGGCTGCACCTCGAAGCCGTGGTTCACTTCTAG